From one Solanum lycopersicum chromosome 12, SLM_r2.1 genomic stretch:
- the LOC138340329 gene encoding uncharacterized protein — MKKDIAEFVVKCSNCQNQRPGDLAWIIEILEWKWETINIYFITGLPRSRRQHDSIWTDGQAERSIQTIEDMLRACVINFKGNWYDHIPLVEFTYNNNYHSRIQMAPYEALYKCLCDPSLIVPTENFGIKDNLSHKEIPVQILDRQVWELRTKEVASIKVLWRNKFVEEETWEAEEEISTSLQMQR; from the exons ATGAAAAAAGATATTGCTGAGTTTGTTGTCAAGTGCTCAAATTGCCAAAACCAAAGGCCCGGAGATCTGGCTTGGATTATAGAAAttctggaatggaagtgggagacgattaatatttactttatcACAGGCTTGCCCAGATCTCGCAGGcagcatgattctatttgg acagatggacAAGCAGAGCGTTCTATCCAAACcatagaagatatgttgagagcttgtgtgatcaaCTTCAAAGGGAATTGGTATGATCACATACCTCTGGTTGAGTTCACTTACAATAATAACTACCATTCTAGaatccaaatggctccatatgaagctctttat AAATGCTTGTGTGATCCTTCACTTATTGTACCAACTGAAAATTTTGGGATTAAGGATAATTTATCCCATAAGGAGATTCCAGTTCAAATTTTGGATCGTCAAGTTTGGGAGCTGAGGACAAAGGAAGTTGCATCAATCAAGGTCCTTTGGAGAAATAAGTTTGTTGAGGAAGAAACTTGGGAAGCTGAAGaggagatatccacatctcttcaAATGCAGAGATAA